Proteins encoded by one window of Chryseobacterium sp. POL2:
- a CDS encoding helix-turn-helix domain-containing protein — protein MEAIILSKDQYTELVARLDEIATRLNAKNEPKKDTFLDNQEFLMLMKISKRTAQTWRDEGRISFSQVGNKIYYKLSDVEKLLQEHYNKAFAKK, from the coding sequence ATGGAAGCAATTATTTTAAGCAAAGACCAATACACAGAATTGGTAGCAAGGTTAGACGAAATCGCAACACGTCTTAATGCAAAGAACGAACCAAAAAAGGACACGTTTTTAGACAATCAGGAGTTTTTAATGCTGATGAAAATTTCCAAACGTACAGCTCAAACGTGGAGGGACGAGGGGCGTATTTCATTCAGTCAGGTAGGCAACAAAATTTATTACAAGCTGTCAGACGTTGAAAAACTGTTGCAGGAACATTACAACAAAGCATTTGCTAAAAAGTAG